AGTGTAGCGCATAAATGGCTATGGGCTGTAGGCTATTGGCTATTGGATCATTCAAAACCCACATGTCAATAGCCTACTCATCCTTCGTGTGCTTCGTGTCCTTCGTGGATCAAAATCTATGTTCTATATGTAATGGTTTATCGTGTTAACAACGGCCAGCATGCCCTCACCCCCTGACCCCCTCTCTCGCACGCGAGGCGAGGGGGAACCGCTCCAGGCGTGCTCCCCTCGCCCGCCGCCGTGGGTGAGGGGCTGGGGGTGAGGGAACGGAAGCATTGGTTATTAACTCAATGAACCATTACATCTATGCTCTATGCTCTTTGCTGATCCCAATGCAACCACTTAATGTCAATCGGCTGTTGGCCTAAGCCACAAGCGTGAATCCGTTGCGGTTGGTTGGGCAATAGATCAAGCAAATTATCGCTCCAATCGATTTCAGCCTCAGTTTGCAGCCAAACCCCTTTGGCTGGGCGTTGGCTGCTAATTTCTAGCCAATCGTCGGCAAGGCGGGTGACGCTAATTTGTGGATCATAGGCTGGAAGATATTTAAATGGCTCGGGCCATGTGCTGGCTCTCGCCACAACCATACCATCAACCAAGACTTGCATGCCAACCACGGTTTGCTCGCTCAATTCTAAGTTTAGGTTGGGAATCGGGTTGGCTTGATTAGCAGCTAATTCACATTCAATGTTTTGCTCAAATAGTAATTTGCCATACAAATCGTATCCAATTAATTGAACTATGGCTACTTTTGCTACTACCGTGCCATTGACCACCCACGCCTCGATTCTTGCACCATTGCGCTGTAATCCGGCGCTGATTGGGGCTAGCTCGCGGCCAATGCTATAGATGGCGGGCTTTTTGCGCAAGGCCGAATCGATAATGGCCCAGCTAATCACTGGCCAGCAATCGTTAAGTTGCCACACTAAAGCTCCTGCGACTGCATAGCGGCCTGTGCCACCCCAACGTCGTCGCCAGCCGCGATAGGCCGCTGCCAAAGCCTCAGCTTGCATAAATTGGGTAGCATAGACATACGATTCAAGCGTGTTTTCAAAGCGCAAGGTATCGTTGAGATAAACCGCCAAACGGCGTGCGCCGCCTTCCGATTTGTTGTGGTGCTCGACCGTGCGACTTTGGGGATAGCGCTCGTGCTCAGGAATGACGCTCAGCAGCGTGGATAAAGCTGCACACGATTCCATGCCAAACTCGCTAACAAAACGCCCTTCGTATTTGGGATAATCTTGGTAGGGAGCCATCGCGCTGTGCCAAACATCCCATGTATGGCGATCGCCACGGGTTTTATCGTAGACATCGGCTCCGCCATACGGGCTGCCAGGCCAATAAATCGTGGTTGGATCATAATTGGCACAGACCTTGGGCAATAAGCGTTCGTAAATTTCGCGAGCCGGAAAGCTGGTTTTGGTGAAATCGCCTTGAAAACTGTGATCATAGGCGTTGAAAGTTTGGGCAATTTGGTAATCTTCGTTGTTGCCACACCACAGCACAATCGAAGGATGATGGCGCAAGCGCTGAACTTGGGCAATTGCTTCGGCCTCAACGCTAGCCAAAAATGCTGGATGGGCTGGATACATGCCGCAGGCAAACATAAAATCTTGCCAAACCAACAAGCCTAGCTCATCGCAAAGATCATAAAAATAGTCAACTTCGTAGATTCCGCCGCCCCAAATCCGAATCATCAGCATATGGCTATCAACCGCTGCCTGCAACAAGCGTCGATAGTGCTCATTGCTCACACGATTGGTCAGCAGATCGGCAGGAATCCAATTAGCTCCGCCGCTAAACATTGGCACATTGTTGATTTCAAACAAAAATGTTTCGCCTGCTTCATCGAGCAATGGCTCTTGTACCAAACGCACGCGCCGCACGCCAAGCTGTAATTCCTGTTGATCGAGCACCGTTTGACCAGCAAAAATACTGACAACCAAGCGATAGCGATCTTGCTGACCATAGCCATGCGGCCACCACAAACTTGGTTGTTCAACCGTGATTGAATGTTGCACCGTGGTGTCAACAACCAATTGTTGCTGTTCAGCGATTAACTCGCCTGCTGGATTCCTCAATTGAATCAGCACCGCAGTATCAGCGAGCGCATCCGCAACGGTTGCAGTTACAGCAAAAACCGCCGTGTTACAATCATCAGCTACATTGATTGGACAAGCCAGATCGCTCAAACGAGTTGCGCCCAATTCGAGGGTGATGGGCATCCACGGCCCAGCTGTTAACAGTGCTGGACCCCAATCCCAGCCATAGTGATATTGGGCTTTGCGCAGATACAAACGGCTAGGATCGCCATTCCACACGCCAAGTTGGCCCATTTCGGCTTGCAAGGCGTGGCCATGCTTCAATGCCGAGCGAAATTCGATCAGCAACATGTTTGTGCCAACCTGAATTTGGTTACTGACAACCACTCGTTGAGGCACAAACATATTGTCGCTGTTTAATATTTCTTGATCATTAAGCCAAACCGTGGCGATCGTATCCAAGCCTGCGACGTGCAAGGCGGCTGGTTGGTTGGCTTGCTCAGCGGTTAATTCAAAATCGCAACGATAGAGCCAATCGACCTCAGCCACCCATTGCACCGCCAGCTCATTCAAGCCATCGAAAGGATCGGGAATGCGCTCAGCGGCGATCAAGGCTTCGTAAATTGTGCCAGGCACAGGCGCGGCCATCCAGCCCTCACTGCTCGTACTATCAGCGAGCACAGTGCGTTGCGGATCACGTTGTTTGGCCTGCCATGCCTGCTGCAATGCGAGCTTTTGCATGAATTATTGATGCTTTCTCTGCCACAGATGGTTTGTGGCAAGCTATATAGTAGGGGTCAGGGGCTAGGGATCAGGGATCAGATCTAAAATAAGGCTAATCCTGAATCCTGACCTTTCAAGAGTAGGTTTTAAGACCCCTCACCCCCGACTCCTCTCCCACTGCGGCGAGAGAGGGGAGATCCAATCCAATGTTTCCCCTCGCCTCGCCGGGCGGGAGAGGGGGGCAGGGGGTGAGGGAACGATATAACCCAATGACCCATTACAGTTAGTTCTTAGCTTTCACCTGAATCCTGACCCCTGAATCCTGACCCCTGACCCCTCGTCCTACACATACGCCCGAAGCAATTCAGCGTTTGGTTCAGGGTAGAGTTGATATTGGCCTAATTGAGCAGGCACGATTACCGACATACCATGGCGCAGATCAAGGCTGCCTTCGCTCCAAACCAAGCTACAAGCTCCATTGATCACCGTCCAACAATCGAAACTCGTTATCGAGGTGCTGAGTGCTTGGATGTGGTTGAGTTGCCAGTGCTCCAAGCTGAAAAATGGACAGCGTACCAGCAAACTTACATCAGCATTCAGCTTGGTCGGTGTGACTAAGGCTGGCGCAGTTGCCGCAAAATCCAATACCTCGAAAGCTTGCTCAAGATGTAGTTGGCGTGGCAAGCCTGTGGCAGCATCACGTCGATCATAATCGTAGACCCGATAGGTCAGATCCGATTTTTGCTGAATTTCGAACAGCACCACCCCAGGATTGATTGCATGAATCGTTTTGGCGGGCACAAACACCAAATCGCCTGCTTGCACTGCTACTTGACGTAATAAATCAGGCAGTGTATTGGTGGCTAAGGCCGCTTCGCAGGCTTGGCGATTGGTTGCCTCGCGAAAGCCATGCACAACTTCGGCTCCGTTTTCGGCTTCGAGAATGTACCAAGCCTCGGTTTTGCCGTGAAATCCGGTGGCGGCCTCGCGGCTGTGGGCATACTCATCATCGGGATGCACCTGTACCGAGAGCGGTTGGGCAGCAGCGATGAATTTCAACAGCAATGGGAAATCGTTGCCATAACGTTCGCTGGTGGTTGTGCCAA
This sequence is a window from Herpetosiphon gulosus. Protein-coding genes within it:
- a CDS encoding glycoside hydrolase family 2 protein — encoded protein: MQKLALQQAWQAKQRDPQRTVLADSTSSEGWMAAPVPGTIYEALIAAERIPDPFDGLNELAVQWVAEVDWLYRCDFELTAEQANQPAALHVAGLDTIATVWLNDQEILNSDNMFVPQRVVVSNQIQVGTNMLLIEFRSALKHGHALQAEMGQLGVWNGDPSRLYLRKAQYHYGWDWGPALLTAGPWMPITLELGATRLSDLACPINVADDCNTAVFAVTATVADALADTAVLIQLRNPAGELIAEQQQLVVDTTVQHSITVEQPSLWWPHGYGQQDRYRLVVSIFAGQTVLDQQELQLGVRRVRLVQEPLLDEAGETFLFEINNVPMFSGGANWIPADLLTNRVSNEHYRRLLQAAVDSHMLMIRIWGGGIYEVDYFYDLCDELGLLVWQDFMFACGMYPAHPAFLASVEAEAIAQVQRLRHHPSIVLWCGNNEDYQIAQTFNAYDHSFQGDFTKTSFPAREIYERLLPKVCANYDPTTIYWPGSPYGGADVYDKTRGDRHTWDVWHSAMAPYQDYPKYEGRFVSEFGMESCAALSTLLSVIPEHERYPQSRTVEHHNKSEGGARRLAVYLNDTLRFENTLESYVYATQFMQAEALAAAYRGWRRRWGGTGRYAVAGALVWQLNDCWPVISWAIIDSALRKKPAIYSIGRELAPISAGLQRNGARIEAWVVNGTVVAKVAIVQLIGYDLYGKLLFEQNIECELAANQANPIPNLNLELSEQTVVGMQVLVDGMVVARASTWPEPFKYLPAYDPQISVTRLADDWLEISSQRPAKGVWLQTEAEIDWSDNLLDLLPNQPQRIHACGLGQQPIDIKWLHWDQQRA
- a CDS encoding type I phosphomannose isomerase catalytic subunit; amino-acid sequence: MSVIELYPLLTQARYVEPIWGGPQLAHWLHLPEPEQSKLGEVWQVYDQNLIVNGALAGQSLAQVTSQFGAALVGTTTSERYGNDFPLLLKFIAAAQPLSVQVHPDDEYAHSREAATGFHGKTEAWYILEAENGAEVVHGFREATNRQACEAALATNTLPDLLRQVAVQAGDLVFVPAKTIHAINPGVVLFEIQQKSDLTYRVYDYDRRDAATGLPRQLHLEQAFEVLDFAATAPALVTPTKLNADVSLLVRCPFFSLEHWQLNHIQALSTSITSFDCWTVINGACSLVWSEGSLDLRHGMSVIVPAQLGQYQLYPEPNAELLRAYV